From Acidimicrobiales bacterium, the proteins below share one genomic window:
- a CDS encoding MFS transporter, translated as MDASTQSRSTWLTRNLVVLSVVSFLQDAASELLYPVLPIFLRTVLGAPVAAIGAIEAVAEGIAAAAKYVAGRVADRVQPRRIVGLGYGLAAAGKLVVAAAGAWPVVMLGRGVDRLGKGIRGAPRDALLVDDIPVEARGRAFGVHRTADTAGAVIGPLIGLGLYELLHHHIRPLLWIAVIPATLSALTVVFANDSHVVARVKDARAAGRERPDVKIPASAKRVIIAVTVFSLVNFPDALIILRANELGLSLGLVILAYALYNVSYAGLSYPFGALADQLSSNVVYAIGLVCFAVGYFGLGLVTKSYWVWPLFMIYGGFQAATDGVGKSWVSKLVPNEVQGRTQGTLQAATGGAVLIAGLWAGFAWHDNGRVPLMISGVVALAAAAYVATALPARRLPA; from the coding sequence ATGGACGCATCTACGCAATCTAGGTCGACGTGGCTCACCCGCAACTTGGTGGTGCTTTCGGTCGTCAGCTTTCTTCAGGACGCGGCGAGCGAACTGCTCTACCCGGTGCTGCCGATCTTCCTCCGCACCGTGCTCGGCGCGCCTGTCGCCGCCATCGGCGCCATCGAGGCCGTCGCCGAAGGCATCGCCGCCGCGGCGAAATACGTCGCCGGTCGCGTGGCTGATCGCGTGCAGCCACGGCGCATCGTCGGGCTCGGCTACGGGCTCGCCGCCGCCGGCAAGCTCGTCGTCGCCGCCGCGGGTGCGTGGCCCGTCGTCATGCTCGGCCGCGGCGTCGACCGCCTCGGCAAGGGCATCCGCGGCGCGCCCCGCGACGCGCTGCTGGTCGACGACATCCCCGTCGAGGCGCGCGGCCGCGCGTTCGGCGTGCACCGCACCGCCGACACCGCCGGCGCGGTGATCGGCCCGCTGATAGGGCTTGGCCTGTACGAACTGCTGCACCACCACATCCGGCCGCTGCTGTGGATCGCGGTCATCCCCGCCACGTTGAGCGCGCTCACCGTCGTGTTCGCCAACGACTCGCACGTCGTGGCGCGTGTCAAGGACGCGCGGGCCGCGGGCCGCGAGCGACCAGATGTGAAGATTCCCGCCAGCGCCAAGCGCGTGATCATCGCCGTGACGGTCTTCAGCCTCGTCAACTTCCCCGACGCGCTGATCATCCTGCGGGCCAACGAACTCGGTCTCAGCCTCGGCCTCGTGATCCTCGCGTACGCGTTGTACAACGTGAGCTACGCCGGCTTGTCGTATCCCTTCGGTGCACTCGCCGACCAACTGTCGTCCAACGTCGTGTACGCCATCGGCCTCGTATGTTTCGCCGTCGGCTACTTCGGCCTCGGTCTTGTCACCAAGAGCTACTGGGTGTGGCCGCTGTTCATGATCTACGGCGGCTTCCAGGCGGCGACCGACGGCGTGGGCAAGTCGTGGGTGAGCAAACTCGTCCCCAACGAGGTGCAGGGTCGCACGCAGGGCACGCTGCAAGCCGCCACCGGCGGCGCCGTGTTGATCGCCGGGTTGTGGGCCGGTTTCGCCTGGCACGACAACGGCCGCGTCCCGCTGATGATCTCCGGCGTCGTGGCCCTCGCTGCCGCCGCCTACGTGGCCACCGCGTTGCCGGCACGGCGCCTGCCGGCGTAG
- a CDS encoding FkbM family methyltransferase, with protein sequence MTEARQARTRVRDAIATHPWVCRTLAGAARYGGARSAAAKLRQLSLDLVTVSVPEVATGGVRVTVRLPGRAGRDQIATALRESGWTGFEPPMPTVFAACAATFPGVVYDIGANTGFYSVVAARVARANKVVAFEPFPPVLANLKSTLRVNRCSDRVHVEPAALSSAPGEATLYVPLQDHGLVETSATLSASFKEEYSDAIDVRVLTLDAYDESASPGRATLLKIDVESMEASVLRGALRILKTHRPIVFCEVLPSGDAKAIDAIRQQVRYTDIRLHADAAFIGSDVSFDPAGWNHLLVPDEKLERVEPLLTRCGLTLERAE encoded by the coding sequence GTGACCGAAGCAAGACAGGCGCGGACGCGCGTCCGCGATGCGATCGCGACGCACCCATGGGTGTGCCGAACCCTCGCCGGCGCGGCGCGCTACGGAGGCGCGCGTTCGGCGGCGGCGAAGCTGCGTCAGCTCAGTCTTGATCTCGTCACCGTTTCGGTACCGGAGGTCGCCACCGGCGGCGTGCGGGTGACGGTCCGGCTGCCAGGTCGCGCCGGTCGGGATCAGATCGCGACCGCCCTGCGCGAGTCCGGATGGACCGGCTTCGAGCCACCGATGCCGACGGTGTTCGCCGCCTGCGCAGCAACGTTTCCCGGCGTGGTCTACGACATCGGAGCCAATACCGGCTTCTACTCCGTCGTCGCCGCCCGCGTCGCGCGTGCCAACAAGGTGGTGGCCTTCGAGCCGTTCCCGCCGGTACTGGCCAATCTGAAATCGACGCTGCGCGTCAACCGATGCTCCGACCGCGTCCACGTCGAACCAGCCGCCCTCAGCAGCGCGCCCGGCGAGGCGACGTTGTACGTGCCCCTGCAAGACCACGGCCTCGTCGAGACGAGCGCCACGCTCTCCGCCAGCTTCAAAGAGGAGTACAGCGACGCCATCGACGTGCGGGTGCTCACGCTCGACGCCTATGACGAGTCGGCGAGCCCCGGCCGGGCCACGCTTTTGAAGATCGATGTCGAGAGCATGGAGGCATCCGTCCTGCGCGGCGCCCTGCGGATACTCAAGACCCATCGCCCGATCGTGTTCTGCGAGGTGCTGCCGAGCGGGGACGCCAAGGCGATCGACGCCATCCGCCAACAGGTCCGCTACACCGACATCCGGTTGCACGCCGACGCCGCGTTCATCGGTTCCGACGTCAGCTTCGACCCCGCGGGATGGAACCATTTGCTCGTTCCCGACGAGAAGCTCGAACGGGTCGAGCCCCTCCTCACGCGGTGCGGCCTCACGTTGGAGCGGGCTGAGTAG